Part of the Arachis duranensis cultivar V14167 unplaced genomic scaffold, aradu.V14167.gnm2.J7QH unplaced_Scaffold_37316, whole genome shotgun sequence genome, AGTTTCTCCATCTGTTTGTTGCAAAAATGGCTACCACCGTCACTCACAAGACCCTTGGGAACTCCATATCTAGTGACAGTATGCTTCTtaaggaattgaaggacaatttgtgcatcacaggtagttgtggctatggcttccacccactttgagacatactctactgccaccaaaatatatctgaaagaataggaagggggaaaggtcccatgaaatcaataccccatagatcaaataattctaCTTCCAGAATGAAGTTTTaaggcatctcattccttctcATCAAGCCTCCTGCTCTCTGGCACTCGTTGCATTGGTGAACAAATTCTctagcatctttgaagatagttggccaatagaacccACTCTGTAGTATCTTTGCAGCTGTTCTTTTTGAgccaaaatgtccaccataGGCTGAGCCATGACAATGCCACAGTATATTTCTAATTTCACTCTCAGGGACACATCTCCTAATTACTCCATCAGAGCACCTCTTGAACAGGaaaggttcatcccacaagaacttcCTTGCTTCATTAATTaacttcttcacttgttgcctagataattcttgaggtatcttcctccctactttgtagtttgctatgtcagcaaaccaaggtgctTGTTGAATCTGTAGCAGAtgttcatctgggaagctttcattcacggGCTGTGAGGCTTCTTGAATTGTTTCTTGTGGTAGTCTTGATAAATGATCAGCAACTTGGTTTTTAGTGCCCTTCCTGTCCTttatttcaatatcaaattcttgtaagagtgatatccacctgataagtcttggtttagcatcctgtTTTGACATTAAATACTTAAtggcagcatggtcagtataaaccacaattttggatcctatcaagtatgatctaaacttatcaaatgcataaactacagctaacaattccttctctgttgtggtgtaatttttttgagcctcattcaacactttacttgcataatatatgacatgatgcaagtttcccttcttttgtccaagcacagcaccaattgcaatgtcacttgcatcacacatgagttcaaaaggtaGTTCCCAATctgggggtgtgatgattggtgctgttgtgagtctattttttaaagttttcaaaggcatgctggcaattttcatcaaaaacaaaaggagtaTCAATCATAAGcagattactcaaaggtttagctattttagaaaaatccttgataaaccttctataaaatcctgcatgccccaagaaacttctaacagatttcacattagttggcggagggagcttctctatgatttccacttttgccttgtcaacttctatcccttttcttgaaactttgtgaccaagaacaatcccctcacgtaccataaaatggcacttctcccagttcaacaccaaattagtttcttggcaccgtttcaagacaagagttaGATGTTGCAAGCAAGCATTTTGAAATtatcaccaaaaacagaaaagtcgtCCATGAAGACCTCTAAGAACTTTTCGACCATATCTGAAAAAATTGcaagcatacacctttgaaaagtggctGGGGCATTGCACAACccgaatggcattcttctataggcaaaaactccaactgggcatgtgaatgaagtcttttcttggtcttTTGGATCcaccactatctgattatacccagaataaccatccaggaagcaataataagcatggccagccaacctttcaagcatttgatcaatgaagggaagtgggaattgatctttgcgtgtggcatcattccagcatttgatcaataaagGGAAGAGGAAAATGGTCTTTGCGGGTGGCATCATTCAGCCtcctgtaatcaatgcacatcctccatcctgttacagttcttgtgggaatgagttcattcttttcattaacaATGACTGTCATTCCCCCtttctttggtaccacttggactgggcttatccatgagctatcAGAGATAGGAAAGATTATCCCTGCATTCGACAACTTCATCACTTCCTTTTGGATGACTTCTTTCATAGTGGGATTTAGCCTTCTCTggggttgaaccactggtttggaatTGTCCTCCAAGAGGATCTTATGCATACATACTGCTGGGCTGATGCCTTTTAGGTCGTCAATGGTCCATCCTAGTGCATCCTTATGGGCCTTGAGTACTTCAataagttcttcttcttccccttttgtTAGGGATGAGttgatgatcactggaaaaCTCTCTGATGTgccaaggaatgcatatttgagatggtTTGGTAATGGCTTTAGTTCTTGTTTTTgcacttcttctttcttttctggcTTCGCCTTTTAGTTAGTAGAAATTTCAGCTGCCTGCTCCTTTGCTGTCTCTTGACCaccttcctcttcttgttcatGATGATTGGCTTCTAACATTTCTTCTACCAGGTTTTCTATCATGTCCACCCTTAAGTACTCCTCTTGTGCAGGGGGTGCTGCATTGACTTGAATACATTTATGACCATTTGCTCATTATGTACTCTGAAGATCATTTCCCCTTTTTCCACATCAATTATAGCTCTTGCGGTTGCTAAAAATGgccttcccaagatgattgaattgtttcCTTCCTCTTCGGTGTCCAAAATTACAAAGTCTGCAGGGAAGATAAACTCCCCAACTTTTACTAACAAATTTTCCACAATTCCATTGGGTGTCTTGATCGATCTATCAgccatgactagtgacatcctggtgggtttgagttcttctacAACAAGCTTCCTCATTATAGACAGGGGCATTAGGTTGATACTAGCTCCGAGATCACAAAGAGCCTTGTCTAATGTCTttttgcctatggtgcaagcaACTACAAAACTtcctggatctttaagctttggtgGGATCCCCTTTTGAAGCACCgtgctacattcttcagtgagaagtATAGTTTCCTTCTCCAACcagcttcttttcttgttgatgagttcctttaagaacttggcatataagGGCATCTGCTCCAATGCCTCGGCCAAGGGaatgttgatttccagcttcttgaaagtttaCAGGAATTTACGGAAGTGTTGATTTTTGGTTTCCTTGTTGAACCTCTGTGGATATGGCAGCGGAGGAATGAAGGCTTTCTCCCTTTTCTGTGCTTCTTCCTCTCCCTCATGTATATTGATTGGCTggtcttcttttcttttgaggTTCTCTGTGTTCTTGTTTGGCACCATATTTTGATCATTGGCTTTCTCTGTATCTGTTGGCTTTTTGCTGCTCTCCACTTATTTCCTTGTAGTGTCATTGTTGCTCATCAATGTTCTCCCACTTCTTAACTGTATTGCCTTACACTCTTCTTtaggatttggaattgtgtcacttggtagtgaacttgatggttTCTCTGTTGCAAAGTGTTTAGAGAGCTGGCCTATTTTTCTTTCCATGTTCTTGATGGAAGCTTCTTGATTCTTGGCCGTCATTTCTTGGTGTTTCCACATTTTGTCTATCAAGGTTTCCAGGTTAGTGATTCTTTGAGATTCTGGTGATGCTTATGGTTGGTTGTGAGATGTGGATGGTGGATGATAGGTATTTTGGTTATGAgttggataatggttagagttggggtaagtgttttgtggttttctgaatgaattttggttgttgttttgCTGGTTGTTCCTTGGGTTATTTTGtgttgtgtttctttgccatgatTGTTGGTTATGGTTATGGTTATCTCCCCATCTAAGGTTGGGGTGGTTCTTCCAGGAAGGGTTGTAGGTCTCACCATAAACTTCATTCTGTCCAGAATTTTGGTTATGCATCTATGCATGTACTACACTTGCTCCTGTTGTTGCTCTTCTTGGCTTTCTTCATTCTGCACCCATACAGTTGATGATTGGCTTGTGTTCATAGCTGCTACTTGAAGGCTGtcaatccttttggccatttgttcaaactgttgttgaatttgttgttgtatcatcttgttttgagccaaaatgGAGTCCACTCCTTCCAGTTCTGGTACCCCTtttctctgtgatggttggcgggttctttgatgagcaaagaaatattgattgTTGGCCACCATCTCCACAAGATTCTGGGCTTCCTCAGTAGTTTTCATCAGTTGTAATGAACCTCCAGCAGAGTGATCTAATGCCTCTTGAGATTTCAATGTCAGGCCTTCATAGAAATTTTGCAGCAcatcccattcattgaacatctctgggggacactttctgattaaggctttgtacctctcccatgcttcatacaaGGATTCGGCATCTAATTgtgtgaatgtctgcacctcggTTTTCAGCCTGATGATCCTTTGGGGTGGGTAGAATTTGGCTAGAAATTTagtcaccaaatcatcccaactagtgatacttccttggggaaaagtTTCAAGCCATTGTGTAGCCTTGTCCCTTAATGAGAACGGGAACAACAGAAGCTTGTAAGTTTCAGGATTCACGCCATTGgatttgacagtgtcacaaatccttaaGAAGGTAGATAAATGCTGGTtaggatcttccaatgggctGCCTCCATAGGAACAATTATTCTGGACAAGTGTAATAAGTTGtggttttagctcaaagttgtttgcattgacattgggagtTAAGATGCTGCTTCCACATTGTCTgggatttgcaaatgtgtaggaggccaaaactctcctctgtggtggattgttattgttgttagcTGCTCCCCCTGGTGGATTGGGATTAGATGGATCTCCTTCTATCTCGTGATATTCTTCCTcggattcttcctctccaacaaTACCTTTCCCTCTTTCAGCCTTCTTAATCTCCTGAGAGTTCTTTGGTCAGCTTCAGATAAGATAGGAGTAGCTctccctgtacctgacatacaaacaaaaCAAGAGAAACACACAACCAGTGACACTTCAATCTAttagtgaggtcgatcccacaaggattgaaggattgagcaattttagtttagtggttgagttagtcaagcaaacaagtgttgattgtgtgaaattgtgttgacagaaattaaattgcatagaatgtaaaggggagtgggtgatttgcaggaaattaaagggaacaaaaagaaaaagagctgaatcttaaagtgcaagtaatgtaaattgcagaaacttaaagtgcaagaaatataagtgacttgaaaaataaaaggggaATGGGAATTGGATCTGCAGGAATTAAACAAGGGAAAAGCAAAACTAAACAGAATGAAGAGTAGTTGATGGAATTAGTTGAACAggatctcaaaactaaaaggaaaataaGCTTGATGTagtaattaaacaaggaaattaaagtggAAACCaatagatctcaggacccaagagactagataactgagtctagatctcaatgccttcctagatccaaattcagagagcaaatgcaaaattaaagaagacAACAATGTCGAAATGTAAATCCAAGTTCGATTTCCAGAAGTTGCAAtaagaaaaacagagagatctcaaggtgagattgagacagaatttcctcaattcttcaacacccaagactcaagacaagtgtagatgaaattgaaaacaagaaaactaagaggaagagaattcaattctccctCCCCAAGACTCAGAATCTCAAAATAGCTCAGGACCCAAAAGCTCTCTACTGTAagtattaaaaattctaaaaggaAAAGCTCTCATAAAACTTCAAATCccaagctatttatacactttcttcaaatgatccttaagccttgaattgggcctttagtcttgatggaattgggttgatagtggcctccgttgattgctcttggtgttgggaagaaatccacttgtgaaccgggccatgaaccattgacgtttgagtcaacgtttgaggcaaacattgACTCAAAAGTCCCTTGTTGAAGCATTATGCAGATGCCTTcttgctgtcatccacgtttgagccaacgtttgaggtcaaacgtgagctcaaacgtgggtCTTCCCAGGCTccctttttggccaacgtttggcccaacgtttgaggcaaacgttggtgcAAATGTGGCTCAACTAAACCATCAATCAGGGGTGCTTTGCCATGCTCTTCCTTGCCAAGatgtagccaacgtttgacctcatgTTTGAgacaaacgttggctcaaacgttgcCGTGCCCAGGAGTGCTCATTCTTATCTttttggcgccaacgtttgacctaacgtttgaggcaaatgttggcgcaaacgttggctccttcccctgcttcttcttcagccaacgtttgcctcaacgcttgaggcaaacgttggcacaaaCGTTGGCTCCTTCCAGGgtattcttcatcttcttttcaaCGTTTGAgttaacgtttgaggcaaacgttagCTCAAACGTTGATCCCTTTTTTCAAGCCCATTCATGCAACCTTCTTCCAGGCTTTATTCCTCCtgtcatcaatcaacaattttatcaaagctatgccataatcatgagagttattcttcttcttgtcatatgagcaattatggcacaaaaactcatgaaaatgcatcaatttatccatggttgattgaatcaaaggaaacatgaatttcaacccaattggcttacttatggcttaagaaagtgcataaaacctattgaaaacaaaggaaaaagactagtcaaactaggctaagatgacttgtcatcaactaACCAATTGCACAAAGGCTTGTGAAGCAAGCAacctttgagaattatgcaggacattaGTCAACCATTGAATATattgtgcatcttaactcaaagaaaacacaacagaaggaagaatcaaagggctgcaacttcaaaggttgtatctaaacttaatccttgctgctgtaaATTGTTTTGAATCTGGGAACCCTTATatatcttgctaaagtgtttatctagttgcaagtggaattgtttgttaagtatgctgatctgcataatgcttgtcatCCATCActtagttttgaattttgttttgtttcccttatgcttgaataaaagagaaatgtttgaattagaaagtaaatatccaatgttgcataagttagaatggaagttaatggtggtatatgtgtttgattaaatgcataactcatgaaataattgctgcatgatgtcattttcattaaagtgtgagctagcttgctgtcataaaggttcctatcagtaaagaaaaaaatcccttgagaacaaaataaaacagaaagaaaaggaaaaagaaaaagccaatgtggcaagaaaaacaaagaataaaggctgggcaccaatagcttggaccctaggacacatgtctgtggtgttcttgtactaggatatgcttggataagtaaattctaaggggtatttcaaaacctggccacttagatcaactgatttgggatggccaattgaaagtccacaataaagagcaacctagatacagaacatttagttatacaaagagatgctgggcatcaatgatcctaggaggaaatagtgagccatgtgtctgtggtgaagaaatgttgagtaaaaataaagccaaaggctgctgcaacatttgacaccaagccttcaaagaataataagcttgttaagaaaaatgagaaaagaaaagttagcaagggagcaagCAAAAAGTAAACCTTACAACAGCAAATTTAGTGAGCCTTTGAGGAAAggtgtatattatgtaacagcaaacaataactgagttatcattgtctgcataaaaactccatgaatcaagttctgctatatgcctaataaggatatgtatgcttttcttttttcatttcatttccccttaattttgatgcttgcttggggacaagcaagatttaagtttggtgttgtgatgacaagtcatcatatacccatttctcaagctaatttcacttgtttcattagtttttatgcactttcttgcaccataagtaagcaatttagagtggaatttcatgttttatttgaattaatcaACCACCacttaattgatgctaaatcatgaggtttaagctaaatttaattgaattttaattgatttataaaccttgtaaatttagtgatactttaattggttgttttgattatttgaaggtgaagaaaaagaggaaaagagtGTAGCGCATGGAAGGAAGGAAGCCACattgccctcctcaagagcacactgccctccaagggagcacaacaatgaaccaagcacTCAAGGcctcactgccctgccctccttgagggcggagcacaattctagGCCAAGAAANNNNNNNNNNNNNNNNNNNNNNNNNNNNNNNNNNNNNNNNNNNNNNNNNNNNNNNNNNNNNNNNNNNNNNNNNNNNNNNNNNNNNNNNNNNNNNNNNNNNNNNNNNNNNNNNNNNNNNNNNNNNNNNNNNNNNNNNNNNNNNNNNNNNNNNNNNNNNNNNNNNNNNNNNNNNNNNNNNNNNNNNNNNNNNNNNNNTAAATTTATAGatttgttgtttactagatattgcttgactttattttatttttctagtttaaataaaacaatttaatcataaaatttaaaaattcaaaaataaaaaatatttttttttgaaatttttaattttttcaaaaatattttttatttttttattcactgtAATGCTACACCCAGATAGTCGACTTTTTTTTGCtccacttgttcacaaattaagaataattaatttaaaaatttagaattttaattttttttggatatttttggaattttttaattttttacaattagaaaaaatattttttaattttaaaaattaaaaaaataataaatttatagatctgttgtttactatATATtactagactttattttatttttgttatttaaatgaaaaacatttaataatataatttaaaaattcaaaaataaaaaatttagttttttaaaatttttttactttttaaaaatatttttt contains:
- the LOC107472281 gene encoding uncharacterized protein LOC107472281, yielding MPLYAKFLKELINKKRSWLEKETILLTEECSTVLQKGIPPKLKDPGSFVVACTIGKKTLDKALCDLGASINLMPLSIMRKLVVEELKPTRMSLVMADRSIKTPNGIVENLLVKVGEFIFPADFVILDTEEEGNNSIILGRPFLATARAIIDVEKGEMIFRVHNEQMVINVFKSMQHPLHKRST